Genomic DNA from Marinobacter sp. MDS2:
TGTTGCGACACACAGGATCTACAGCATTGGCCCTGACGGCGGCGTGCTATGGCATGGAGGCCAGAGCGAACGGATCACACTTTAATTCTTCCGAGCTGGCTTTTCGGCGCGTGTCGTTCACTGTGCCCCGGTAGTCAGCAGCCGCTGTTAACTGTATTATCCGGACTGGTTAACAGCGAACAATTTTATCTTCAAACAACCGCCCAACTGGAGCCCCGCCCTATGCGTAATGCTGATCTGGTCGCCCGCGGCCTCAAATCTGTGTGGCATCCCTGCACCCAAATGAAAGACCACGAGACCCTGCCGCTTGTCCCCATCAAACGTGGCGAAGGTGTTTGGCTGGAAGATTTCGAAAACAACCGGTTTATCGACGCGGTCAGCTCTTGGTGGGTCAACCTTTTCGGCCATTCGAACCCCAGAATCAACGCGGCGATTCAACAGCAGGTTAGTGAACTGGAACACGTCATTCTTGCCGGTTTCACCCACGAACCCGTGGTGAATCTTTCAGAACGGCTGATTGAGGTGACACCGGACGGCCTCAACAAGTGTTTTTACGCCGACAACGGGTCATCGGCCATCGAGGCTGCGCTCAAGATGAGCTTTCATTACTGGAAGAATCTGGGCAAACCGGGCAAAAAGAACTTTGTGAACCTGAGCAACAGCTACCACGGAGAAACCTTGGGGGCTTTGGCGCTCGGTGATGTTGGTCTGTACAAAGACACCTACCAGCCACTGCTGATGGAGGTGATCACCGCGCCATCACCGGATGCCTACAACGCTGAGCCCGGCGAAACCGACGAAGAGTACGCTTTGCGTCAGTTCGAGGCGATGGAAAAGCTGCTTGCCGAAAAACACGACGAAATCTGCGCCGTCGTGGTTGAGCCACTGATTCAGTGTGCCGGTGGCATGCGCATGCATCATCCGATTTACCACACCAAGTTGCGTGAAGCCTGCGATCGCTACGGCGTGCATTTGATTGCGGATGAAATTGCCGTCGGATTTGGCCGCACCGGCACCCTGTTTGCGTGCGAGCAATCCGGTATCACGCCTGACTTCATGTGCCTGTCTAAAGGGCTGACGGCGGGCTACCTGCCGCTCTCTGTCGTGCTGACCACCGATACTGTCTACAACGCATTTTACGACGACTACGAAACCCTGAAGGCGTTCCTGCACAGCCACAGCTACACCGGCAACCCCATCGGCTGCGCCGTTGCTTTGGCCACGCTGGACATCTTCCGGGACGACAACATCATCGAAAAGAACCGTCAGCTGTCGCGCTGCATGGCCGATTCCGTGGCCCATTTGGCCGACCATCCCCACGTCGGCGACATCCGCCAACACGGCATGACCCTGGCCATCGAGATGGTCAAAGACAAAGCATCCAAAACACCGTTTCCATGGCAAGAACGCCGTGGCCTGAAAGTGTACCAACACTCTTTGACACGCAAGGCCCTGCTACGACCATTAGGGAACGTGGTATATTTCATGCCCCCTTATGTCATCACTGAAGACCAGATTCGTCATCTGGCTCAGGTGGCAACTGAAGGCATCGACATTGCTGTAAAAAGCTAAGGAGCTCCACGCCCCATGCGCATACCCAGAATTTTCACCGACAGCCCCCTGAATGTGGGCAGCCAGTGTGAACTCGACGAAAACGCCGCGAACCATGTCGGCCGTGTACTGCGCATGCAACCGGGGCAGGAGCTTCGGCTTTTCAACAACGATGGTTGCGATTACCGCGCAACCATCGCTCAGGCCAGCAAGAAAAACGTTACCGTTGAAGTCGTGGGCCAAGAAGACAATGCAACGGAATCGACACTAAACATCACCCTTGGGCAGACATTGTCGAAAGGTGATCGTATGGATTACGCCGTTCAGAAAGCGGTGGAAATGGGGGTAACGACCATTGTTCCTCTCAGCACCCAACGCAGCGATGTAAAACTGAAAGGCGACCGTGAGGAAAAA
This window encodes:
- a CDS encoding adenosylmethionine--8-amino-7-oxononanoate transaminase produces the protein MRNADLVARGLKSVWHPCTQMKDHETLPLVPIKRGEGVWLEDFENNRFIDAVSSWWVNLFGHSNPRINAAIQQQVSELEHVILAGFTHEPVVNLSERLIEVTPDGLNKCFYADNGSSAIEAALKMSFHYWKNLGKPGKKNFVNLSNSYHGETLGALALGDVGLYKDTYQPLLMEVITAPSPDAYNAEPGETDEEYALRQFEAMEKLLAEKHDEICAVVVEPLIQCAGGMRMHHPIYHTKLREACDRYGVHLIADEIAVGFGRTGTLFACEQSGITPDFMCLSKGLTAGYLPLSVVLTTDTVYNAFYDDYETLKAFLHSHSYTGNPIGCAVALATLDIFRDDNIIEKNRQLSRCMADSVAHLADHPHVGDIRQHGMTLAIEMVKDKASKTPFPWQERRGLKVYQHSLTRKALLRPLGNVVYFMPPYVITEDQIRHLAQVATEGIDIAVKS
- a CDS encoding 16S rRNA (uracil(1498)-N(3))-methyltransferase, encoding MRIPRIFTDSPLNVGSQCELDENAANHVGRVLRMQPGQELRLFNNDGCDYRATIAQASKKNVTVEVVGQEDNATESTLNITLGQTLSKGDRMDYAVQKAVEMGVTTIVPLSTQRSDVKLKGDREEKRLRHWQQVAISAAEQCGRAKVPDILPVMSVQEWLEYSQSCDLRLVLHHRTEQSLNTLDKPTNVALMIGPEGGLTADEIAQAEQSGFLPVALGPRVLRTETAPVAAMALCQWLWGDIGG